One Vicingaceae bacterium genomic window, ATGTTGAGCAATGCACCTGTTTTTTCTATGGCGGCACACAAAGTGTCCTTGGATATGTTTATGGAAGCAACCACAACCAAACTTTTCACAAAACGGGATCTGTTGACCGGATATCTTGAGTTTGTTATCAAAATGATGGCATCTAAATATCCCAAACAATTACCTTTAAAAATTATTACTCCCGAAGATCCATCTCATCGTGGTTCTCAATTGTCGATAAATGCCGGTGAAAAAGGACGTGAGCTATATGAATTTCTGACCGGAAATGGAGTAATTGCCGACTGGCGCGAGCCCGATGTCATCAGAATGGCTCCTGTGCCAATGTATAATTCTTTCAAAGATATTTATGAATTTGGAAAAATTTTAAAAAATTATGCAGAGTCAAAAAAATGAAAATAAAAATGTAATTATTGTAGGGGCCGGATTGGTAGGAAGCTTATTGGCGATACTATTGGCAAAACGAGGGTGGAATGTAAACGTTTTTGAGAAAAGACCTGATTTGAGAAAACAACAGGTTGACGGTAACCGATCCATAAACCTTGTGATTGCTCACAGGGGATGGAAAGCCCTTCAATTGGCAGGGATTGATAAAGAAATACGGCCAATAACAGTGCCGGTATATGGACGTATGATACATGACACGGAAGGAAATACAAAATTTCTCCCCTATTCTATCGATCATCAGGCTATTTACTCTGTTTCAAGAAGCGGTCTGAATGCCAAATTAATGGATTTGGCCGAACAGTTGCCGAATGTAAGATTTCATTTTCAACACCGCTGTGAAAGTGTGGATTTTGAAGAAAACACTGTGACTTTTTATGATAATGAAAACAACACTTATATTACACAAAAAGGTTCTCTCATAATAGGCGCCGATGGAGCCAACTCTGCAGTGAGAAACTCTATGATGACGGGTAAAAGATTTAATTATTCCCAGGAATTCATTGAACATGGATATAAAGAAATTGTTTTTCCAAAAGGGAAGGACGGCACATATGTCTTTGATCCTTCGGCTCTTCACATTTGGCCCAGAAAAAATTTTATGCTTATGTGCCTGGCAAACCCCGATGGGACTTTCACCGGAACACTATTTATGCATTATGAGGGGCCGGATTCATTCGAAACCATAACCGACAAAAACTCTCTTTTCGGTTTTTTTGAAAAAAACTTTAAAGACACATTACCTTTTATTCCTGATTTGGAAAACGAATATTTCAATCATCCCACGTCACATTTGATGATTGTCAAATGCTATCCCTGGGTATTTGGCAAAACTGCATTGATAGGCGATGCCGCTCATGCCATTGTTCCTTTCTACGGAGAAGGTATGAATTGCGGATTTGAAGACGCTTACGTTCTGTGCCGTTTGATAGATGAAAATCCTCATAAAGATATTCAAGATATATTAAAAGAATATCAAAAAACAAGAAAACCATCGGCAGATGCCATTGCCGAACTTTCTATGAGAAATTTTATTGAAATGCGTGATAAAGTTGCTGATCCTGTTTTTGAATTACAAAAAAAGATCGAGGCAAAATTACAATCAAAATACCCTGAAACATGGATTCCACTGTATGCCCAGGTTAAATTTACCGACATTCCTTATGAAAAGGCCTTAGCCACCGGCATTATGCAAGATAAAATTATGGAAGAAATTATGAAACTACCGAATATTCAACAAAAATGGGACGATGATGAAGTTTTGCAAATGGCCATTAAAAAGCTTTATGAATATAATCAATAAAACAGCATTTATTTTATCTACCATAGTATCTTTAAACGGATTCTCTCAAGGTTGGAAAGGATATGAATGGGATGTTTTTCCTGTTGACAGGCGCTGGAGACAAGGTGGTTTAACCGGTTCATTGGGAATAAACTATACCCTTGGTTACCCCGGGCAACAACAAAAACAAACT contains:
- the kmo gene encoding kynurenine 3-monooxygenase; this encodes MQSQKNENKNVIIVGAGLVGSLLAILLAKRGWNVNVFEKRPDLRKQQVDGNRSINLVIAHRGWKALQLAGIDKEIRPITVPVYGRMIHDTEGNTKFLPYSIDHQAIYSVSRSGLNAKLMDLAEQLPNVRFHFQHRCESVDFEENTVTFYDNENNTYITQKGSLIIGADGANSAVRNSMMTGKRFNYSQEFIEHGYKEIVFPKGKDGTYVFDPSALHIWPRKNFMLMCLANPDGTFTGTLFMHYEGPDSFETITDKNSLFGFFEKNFKDTLPFIPDLENEYFNHPTSHLMIVKCYPWVFGKTALIGDAAHAIVPFYGEGMNCGFEDAYVLCRLIDENPHKDIQDILKEYQKTRKPSADAIAELSMRNFIEMRDKVADPVFELQKKIEAKLQSKYPETWIPLYAQVKFTDIPYEKALATGIMQDKIMEEIMKLPNIQQKWDDDEVLQMAIKKLYEYNQ